In one window of Caenimonas aquaedulcis DNA:
- a CDS encoding phenylacetate--CoA ligase family protein has product MSEHFDALEARDPGAREAQLMLDLPQQVAHAQRNSTAYAEILAGVDADAIASRDALAKLPVTRKSELLERQKARRAADPFGGFSTLVRGPKMPRVYASPGPIYEPEGTGSDYWRVGRAMFAAGFRSGELVHNAFSYHMTPGAFIMESGAHAVGCSVFPGGVGQTEQQLQAIAELRPEAYAGTPSFLRILVEKARETGSDISSMRKALTGGEALPPSLRTWFAEQGITVFQSYATADLGLLAYETAALEGMVLEESVILEIVRPGTGDLVADGEVGEVVVTTLNPAYPLIRFGTGDLSAVLPGSCPTGRTNTRIKGWMGRADQTTKIRGMFVHPGQVADIARRFPEVLKARLVVSGEMADDVMTLKVEASPMSQGLDARIGEAIRDVTKLRGGVELLQPGSLPNDGKVIEDARSYK; this is encoded by the coding sequence ATGAGCGAACATTTCGACGCGCTGGAAGCGCGCGACCCCGGGGCGCGGGAGGCGCAGCTGATGCTGGACCTGCCGCAGCAGGTCGCGCATGCGCAGCGCAACTCCACGGCGTACGCCGAGATCCTCGCGGGCGTCGACGCGGACGCGATCGCCTCGCGCGATGCGCTGGCGAAGCTGCCCGTCACCCGCAAGAGCGAGCTGCTCGAGCGCCAGAAGGCGCGCCGCGCGGCCGATCCCTTCGGCGGCTTTTCCACGCTGGTGCGCGGCCCGAAGATGCCGCGCGTCTACGCCTCGCCCGGCCCGATCTACGAGCCGGAGGGCACCGGCAGCGACTACTGGCGCGTCGGGCGCGCGATGTTCGCGGCGGGCTTTCGCTCCGGCGAGCTCGTGCACAACGCCTTCAGCTACCACATGACCCCGGGCGCCTTCATCATGGAATCCGGCGCGCACGCCGTGGGCTGCAGCGTTTTTCCCGGCGGCGTCGGCCAGACCGAGCAGCAGCTGCAGGCCATCGCCGAACTGCGGCCCGAGGCCTACGCAGGCACGCCCAGCTTCCTGCGCATCCTCGTGGAGAAGGCGCGCGAAACCGGCAGCGACATCTCCAGCATGCGCAAGGCGCTCACCGGCGGGGAGGCGCTGCCGCCGAGCCTGCGCACCTGGTTCGCCGAGCAGGGCATCACGGTCTTCCAGAGCTACGCGACCGCGGACCTCGGCCTCCTCGCCTACGAAACCGCCGCGCTCGAGGGCATGGTGCTGGAGGAGTCCGTCATCCTCGAGATCGTGCGTCCGGGCACGGGCGACCTGGTGGCGGACGGCGAGGTCGGCGAAGTCGTCGTGACCACCCTCAACCCCGCCTACCCGCTGATCCGTTTCGGCACGGGCGACCTCTCGGCGGTCCTGCCAGGCTCCTGCCCCACCGGGCGGACCAACACGCGCATCAAGGGCTGGATGGGCCGCGCGGACCAGACGACCAAGATCCGCGGCATGTTCGTGCACCCGGGGCAGGTGGCGGACATCGCGCGCCGCTTTCCGGAGGTGCTGAAGGCCCGGCTGGTCGTGAGCGGGGAGATGGCCGACGACGTGATGACGCTCAAGGTCGAGGCGAGCCCGATGAGCCAGGGGCTGGACGCGCGCATCGGAGAGGCGATCCGCGATGTGACCAAGCTGCGCGGCGGCGTCGAGCTGCTGCAGCCCGGCAGCCTGCCCAACGACGGCAAGGTCATCGAGGACGCGCGCAGCTACAAGTAG
- a CDS encoding ABC transporter ATP-binding protein, protein MQAKALLDVSGIEVIYNHVILVLKGVSLQVPEGGIVALLGGNGAGKTTTLRAVSNLLKGERGAVTKGSIELRGERIENLTPADLVERGVVQVMEGRHCFAHLTIEENLLTGAYTRKSKGEVAANLEKVYTYFPRLKTRRTSQAAYTSGGEQQMCAIGRALMANPSMVLLDEPSMGLAPQIVQEVFDIVKDLNAREKVTFLLAEQNTSMALKYSDYGYIMESGRVVMDGQAAELATNEDVKEFYLGMGGGERKSFRDVKSYKRRKRWLA, encoded by the coding sequence ATGCAAGCGAAAGCCCTTCTCGACGTCAGCGGCATCGAGGTCATCTACAACCACGTGATCCTCGTGCTCAAGGGTGTTTCGCTGCAGGTGCCCGAGGGCGGGATCGTGGCGCTGCTCGGCGGCAACGGCGCGGGCAAGACGACGACCCTTCGCGCCGTCTCGAACCTGCTGAAGGGCGAGCGCGGCGCGGTGACCAAGGGCTCCATCGAGCTGCGCGGCGAGCGCATCGAAAACCTCACGCCGGCCGACCTGGTCGAGCGCGGGGTCGTGCAGGTGATGGAGGGCCGGCATTGCTTCGCCCACCTCACCATCGAGGAGAACCTCCTCACCGGGGCCTACACCCGCAAGAGCAAGGGCGAAGTCGCGGCCAACCTCGAGAAGGTCTACACGTACTTCCCGCGGCTCAAGACGCGGCGCACGTCGCAGGCGGCCTACACCTCCGGCGGGGAGCAGCAGATGTGCGCCATCGGCCGCGCGCTGATGGCCAACCCGAGCATGGTGCTGCTGGACGAACCGTCGATGGGCCTCGCGCCGCAGATCGTGCAGGAGGTCTTCGACATCGTGAAGGACCTCAACGCGCGCGAGAAGGTCACCTTCCTCCTCGCGGAGCAGAACACCAGCATGGCGCTGAAGTATTCGGACTACGGCTACATCATGGAGAGCGGACGTGTCGTGATGGACGGGCAGGCGGCCGAGCTCGCAACCAACGAGGACGTCAAGGAGTTCTACCTCGGCATGGGCGGCGGCGAGCGGAAGAGTTTCAGGGACGTGAAGAGCTACAAGCGGCGCAAGCGCTGGCTGGCCTGA
- a CDS encoding ABC transporter substrate-binding protein, which produces MMLPRKLLALAAITAAAATLAPSVAFAQAKEQFFPLLSYRTGPYAPNGTPWANGKQDYLKMINARDGGINGVKLTFEECETGYATDRGVECYERLKGRPGMTLFDPQATGITFALTEKVDKDKIPLITLGYGLSVAQDGNAFKWNFPLMGSYWTGADILIQAIGKKEGGLDKLKGKKIALVYHDSPFGKEPIPLLQERERMHGFKLDLIPVTAPGVEQKAAWLQVRQLRPDYVLLWGWGVMNSTALKEAQATGYPRDKMYGVWWAGAEPDTKDVGEGAKGYNALALNTAGTQPKVIQDILKFVHDKGRGTGPKDEVGSVLYTRGVIIQALGVEAVRRAQERYGKGKVMTPEQVRWGLENLALDQKKLASLGLDQVMKPISTSCADHMGSTTARIETWDGKQWIVHPEYYTADEQIIKPMVKAGADKYLADKKLTRRAASDCAS; this is translated from the coding sequence ATGATGTTGCCCAGAAAGCTACTCGCCCTCGCGGCGATCACTGCGGCCGCCGCGACGCTCGCCCCGAGCGTCGCCTTCGCGCAGGCCAAGGAGCAGTTCTTCCCGCTGCTGTCCTACCGCACCGGGCCGTACGCACCCAACGGCACGCCCTGGGCGAACGGCAAGCAGGATTACCTGAAGATGATCAATGCGCGCGACGGCGGCATCAACGGCGTGAAGCTCACGTTCGAGGAATGCGAGACCGGTTACGCCACGGACCGCGGCGTGGAGTGCTACGAGCGCCTGAAGGGCCGGCCGGGCATGACCCTGTTCGATCCCCAGGCGACCGGCATCACCTTCGCGCTGACCGAGAAGGTGGACAAGGACAAAATCCCGCTGATCACACTGGGCTACGGCCTGTCGGTCGCGCAGGACGGCAATGCCTTCAAGTGGAATTTCCCGCTCATGGGCAGCTACTGGACCGGCGCCGACATCCTGATCCAGGCGATCGGCAAGAAGGAAGGCGGTCTCGACAAGCTCAAGGGCAAGAAGATCGCGCTCGTCTACCACGACTCGCCCTTCGGCAAGGAGCCGATCCCGCTCCTGCAGGAGCGCGAGCGCATGCACGGCTTCAAGCTGGACCTGATCCCGGTGACCGCCCCCGGCGTCGAGCAGAAGGCCGCCTGGCTGCAGGTGCGGCAGCTGCGCCCGGATTACGTGCTGCTGTGGGGCTGGGGCGTGATGAACTCCACCGCGCTCAAGGAAGCGCAGGCCACGGGCTACCCGCGCGACAAGATGTATGGCGTATGGTGGGCCGGCGCCGAGCCCGACACCAAGGACGTCGGCGAAGGCGCGAAGGGCTACAACGCGCTCGCGCTCAACACGGCCGGCACGCAGCCCAAGGTCATCCAGGACATCCTGAAGTTCGTCCACGACAAGGGCCGGGGCACGGGCCCGAAGGATGAAGTCGGCTCGGTGCTGTACACCCGCGGCGTGATCATCCAGGCGCTGGGCGTCGAAGCGGTGCGCCGCGCGCAGGAGCGCTACGGCAAGGGCAAGGTCATGACGCCCGAGCAGGTCCGCTGGGGCCTGGAGAATCTCGCGCTCGACCAGAAGAAGCTCGCCTCGCTGGGCCTCGACCAGGTGATGAAGCCGATCAGCACCTCGTGCGCCGACCACATGGGCTCCACCACCGCGCGCATCGAAACCTGGGACGGCAAGCAGTGGATCGTGCATCCGGAGTACTACACCGCCGACGAGCAGATCATCAAGCCGATGGTCAAGGCCGGCGCGGACAAGTACCTGGCCGACAAGAAGCTCACGCGCCGCGCGGCTTCCGACTGCGCTTCCTGA
- a CDS encoding branched-chain amino acid ABC transporter permease, producing MLYRENGQFKTSYRADLQIFPILQDRWTILALLAFAFLVVPSFASDYYFRAILIPFLIMALAALGVNILVGYCGQISLGSGAFMAVGAYGAYNFFVRIPDMPLVPALILGGLCATAFGIVFGLPSLRVKGLYLAVATLAAQFFADWMFLRIKWLVNDSPSGSVSVNGLQVFGLPIESGVSKYWFCLTVLCIVALLAKNLVRSAIGREWMAIRDMDVAAAVIGIRPVYAKLTAFAVSSFIVGMAGALWAFVYLGAWEPAAFNVDVSFRLLFMVIIGGLGSITGAFFGAAFIVVLPIFLNQFLPFAASLVGLSVSTEAASHAELMIFGALIVWFLIVEPHGLAKLWSTGKQKLRLWPFPH from the coding sequence ATGCTCTACCGGGAAAACGGCCAGTTCAAGACCAGCTACCGCGCGGACCTGCAGATCTTCCCGATCCTGCAGGACCGCTGGACCATCCTCGCGCTGCTCGCCTTCGCGTTCCTCGTGGTCCCGTCCTTCGCGTCGGACTACTACTTCCGCGCGATCCTGATCCCCTTCCTCATCATGGCCCTCGCCGCGCTGGGCGTGAACATCCTGGTCGGCTACTGCGGGCAGATCTCGCTGGGCTCCGGCGCGTTCATGGCCGTGGGCGCGTACGGCGCGTACAACTTCTTCGTGCGCATCCCCGACATGCCGCTCGTGCCCGCGCTCATCCTCGGCGGCCTGTGCGCCACGGCCTTCGGCATCGTCTTCGGCCTGCCCAGCCTGCGCGTGAAGGGCCTGTACCTCGCCGTCGCGACGCTGGCCGCGCAGTTCTTCGCCGACTGGATGTTCCTGCGCATCAAATGGCTCGTGAACGATTCGCCCTCGGGCTCCGTGTCGGTGAACGGCCTGCAGGTGTTCGGCCTGCCGATCGAAAGCGGCGTGAGCAAGTACTGGTTCTGCCTCACGGTGCTGTGCATCGTCGCCCTGCTCGCGAAGAACCTCGTGCGCAGCGCCATTGGCCGCGAGTGGATGGCGATCCGCGACATGGACGTCGCCGCCGCGGTGATCGGCATCCGCCCCGTCTACGCGAAGCTCACCGCCTTCGCCGTGAGTTCCTTCATCGTCGGGATGGCCGGGGCCCTGTGGGCGTTCGTGTACCTCGGCGCCTGGGAGCCTGCCGCGTTCAACGTGGACGTCTCCTTCCGCCTGCTCTTCATGGTGATCATCGGCGGGCTCGGCTCGATCACGGGCGCGTTCTTCGGCGCCGCCTTCATCGTGGTGCTGCCGATCTTCCTCAACCAGTTCCTGCCTTTCGCGGCGTCGCTTGTCGGACTGTCCGTTTCCACGGAAGCCGCCTCGCATGCCGAACTCATGATCTTCGGCGCGCTGATCGTGTGGTTCCTCATCGTCGAGCCGCACGGGCTCGCCAAGCTCTGGTCCACCGGCAAGCAGAAGCTGCGCCTCTGGCCCTTCCCCCATTGA
- a CDS encoding branched-chain amino acid ABC transporter permease: MAFFLETLIGGLMAGMLYALVALGFVLIFKASGVFNFAQGAMVLFAALAMARFSEWIPQWTGLSNKVLADMAAFVLAGALMFVVAWLVEKLVLRHLVNQEGATLLMATLGIAYFLEGMGQTLFGSSIYKIDIGMPKDPVFILENTFQGGILVNKEDLYAACIAAVLVAALSLFFQKTGTGRALRAVADDHQAAQSIGIPLARIWVIVWCVAGVVALVAGMIWGSKLGVQFSLATVALRALPVVILGGLTSVPGAIIGGLVIGVGEKLSEVYIGPLVGGGIEIWFAYVLALGFLLVRPQGLFGEKIIDRV; the protein is encoded by the coding sequence ATGGCCTTCTTCCTCGAAACCCTCATCGGCGGCCTCATGGCCGGCATGCTCTACGCGCTCGTCGCGCTGGGCTTCGTCCTCATCTTCAAGGCCTCGGGCGTCTTCAACTTCGCGCAGGGCGCGATGGTGCTGTTCGCGGCGCTCGCGATGGCGCGCTTTTCCGAATGGATCCCGCAGTGGACCGGGCTGTCGAACAAGGTGCTGGCGGACATGGCGGCCTTCGTGCTCGCGGGCGCGCTGATGTTCGTCGTCGCGTGGCTCGTCGAGAAGCTCGTGCTGCGCCACCTGGTGAACCAGGAAGGCGCGACGCTCCTGATGGCCACGCTGGGCATCGCCTACTTCCTCGAAGGCATGGGCCAGACCCTGTTCGGCAGCAGCATCTACAAAATCGACATCGGCATGCCCAAGGATCCCGTGTTCATCCTGGAAAACACCTTCCAGGGCGGCATCCTCGTCAACAAGGAAGACCTCTACGCCGCGTGCATCGCGGCCGTGCTGGTCGCGGCGCTGAGCCTGTTCTTCCAGAAAACCGGCACGGGCCGCGCGCTGCGCGCGGTGGCGGACGACCACCAGGCCGCGCAGTCCATCGGCATCCCGCTCGCGCGCATCTGGGTGATCGTGTGGTGCGTCGCGGGCGTCGTGGCCCTCGTCGCCGGGATGATCTGGGGCAGCAAGCTGGGCGTGCAGTTCTCGCTCGCGACGGTGGCGCTGCGCGCGCTGCCCGTGGTGATCCTGGGCGGCCTCACCTCCGTGCCGGGCGCGATCATCGGCGGCCTCGTGATCGGCGTGGGCGAAAAACTCTCCGAGGTGTACATCGGTCCGCTGGTCGGCGGCGGCATCGAAATCTGGTTCGCCTACGTGCTGGCGCTGGGCTTCCTGCTGGTGCGGCCGCAGGGCCTCTTCGGCGAAAAGATCATTGACCGCGTATGA
- a CDS encoding ABC transporter ATP-binding protein, whose amino-acid sequence MNMTDAEHLTAARRKVGEVILDVQNISLAFGGVKALTDISFDVREHEIRAIIGPNGAGKSSMLNCINGVYQPQQGSITFRGKTFKHMNSHQVAVMGVARTFQNLALFKGMSVLDNIMTGRNLRIKSNLFMQALRIGPAEREEMRHREFVEHIIDFLEIQAFRKTPVGQLPYGLQKRVDLGRALAMEPQVLLLDEPMAGMNVEEKQDMCRFVLDVNDEFGTTVVLIEHDMGVVMDISDRVVVLDYGKKIGDGTPDEVRNNPEVINAYLGTSD is encoded by the coding sequence ATGAACATGACCGACGCGGAACACCTGACGGCCGCCAGGCGCAAGGTCGGCGAGGTCATCCTCGACGTACAGAACATCTCGCTCGCCTTCGGCGGCGTGAAGGCGCTCACCGACATCTCCTTCGACGTCCGCGAGCACGAGATCCGCGCGATCATCGGGCCCAACGGCGCGGGCAAGAGCTCGATGCTCAACTGCATCAACGGCGTGTACCAGCCGCAGCAGGGCTCGATCACCTTCCGCGGCAAGACCTTCAAGCACATGAACAGCCACCAGGTCGCTGTGATGGGCGTGGCGCGCACCTTCCAGAACCTCGCCCTCTTCAAGGGCATGAGCGTTCTGGACAACATCATGACGGGGCGCAACCTGCGCATCAAGAGCAACCTTTTCATGCAGGCGCTGCGCATCGGTCCCGCGGAGCGCGAGGAGATGCGGCACCGCGAATTCGTCGAGCACATCATCGACTTCCTGGAGATCCAGGCCTTTCGCAAGACACCCGTCGGGCAGCTGCCGTACGGCCTGCAGAAGCGCGTCGACCTCGGCCGCGCGCTCGCGATGGAGCCGCAGGTGCTGCTGCTCGACGAGCCGATGGCCGGCATGAACGTCGAGGAGAAGCAGGATATGTGCCGCTTCGTGCTGGACGTGAACGACGAGTTCGGCACGACCGTGGTGCTGATCGAGCACGACATGGGCGTGGTGATGGACATCAGCGACCGCGTCGTGGTGCTGGACTACGGCAAGAAGATCGGCGACGGCACGCCCGACGAAGTTCGAAACAACCCCGAGGTGATCAACGCCTACCTCGGCACGAGTGACTGA
- a CDS encoding AMP-dependent synthetase/ligase gives METTFPRLLMRHAQERPHDAAMREKEYGIWRAHDWAGLAQLVEHLACGLHEAGLRPGEHMVLIGANRPRLYATMLAVQSLGAIPVPLYQDAVAAECVFPLNNAEVRFAFAEDQEQVDKLLEVRAQCPGLQAIFFDDPRGLRNYSEPGLQSLDALLQSGAQFAAREPGFFKARLEQAKPDDVAAMFYTSGTTGNPKGVVHTHRTLLDRASAGAAFDKLTHREEVLAYLPPAWIGQNIFSYAQWLCCGYVVNCPESAGTVMIDLKEIGPTYYFAPPRVFEGLLTTVMIRMEDAGWLKRRMFHAFMDVARRVGPALMDRKPVGAADRLLYALGDFFVYGPLRNNLGFSRVRVGYTAGEAIGPDLFTFYRSIGINLKQLYGSTETAVFVCLQPDDQARSDTVGIPIDGVEIKVADNGEILVRSGGLLKEYYKNPAATAEVLTADGWYHTSDAGFLDAQGHLKIIDRVKDVGRIRGGANDGAMFAPKYVENKLKFFPYIKEAVAYGDGRERVCAMINIDFDAVGNWAERRNLPYAGYTDLAQKPEVYELIKDCVEKVNADLAADERLAGSQVSRFLILHKELDADDGELTRTNKVRRGYIADKYQVLVDALYGGKSEQYIETQVKFEDGRTGSVNATLRIVDTKIFSPVKAAA, from the coding sequence ATGGAGACCACGTTTCCGCGACTGCTGATGCGCCACGCGCAGGAGCGCCCGCACGACGCAGCCATGCGCGAGAAGGAGTACGGCATCTGGCGCGCGCACGACTGGGCCGGCCTCGCGCAGCTCGTCGAGCATCTCGCCTGCGGCCTGCACGAAGCGGGGCTGCGCCCGGGCGAGCACATGGTGCTGATCGGCGCGAACCGGCCGCGCCTGTACGCGACGATGCTCGCGGTGCAGTCGCTCGGCGCGATCCCGGTGCCGCTCTACCAGGACGCCGTCGCCGCCGAATGCGTCTTTCCCCTCAACAACGCGGAAGTGCGCTTCGCCTTCGCGGAAGACCAGGAGCAGGTCGACAAACTGCTCGAAGTACGCGCTCAGTGCCCCGGCCTGCAGGCCATCTTTTTCGATGACCCGCGCGGGCTGCGCAACTACAGCGAGCCGGGCCTGCAGTCGCTCGACGCGCTGCTGCAATCCGGCGCGCAGTTCGCGGCGCGCGAGCCGGGCTTCTTCAAGGCCCGCCTCGAGCAGGCGAAGCCCGACGACGTCGCGGCGATGTTCTATACCTCGGGCACGACGGGCAACCCCAAGGGCGTGGTGCACACCCATCGCACGCTGCTCGACCGCGCGAGTGCCGGCGCCGCGTTCGACAAGCTCACGCACCGCGAAGAGGTGCTCGCCTACCTGCCGCCCGCATGGATCGGGCAGAACATCTTCAGCTACGCGCAGTGGCTGTGCTGCGGCTACGTGGTGAACTGCCCCGAGTCCGCCGGCACGGTGATGATCGACCTGAAGGAGATCGGGCCCACCTACTACTTCGCGCCGCCGCGCGTCTTCGAGGGACTGCTCACCACGGTGATGATCCGCATGGAAGACGCGGGCTGGCTCAAGCGCAGGATGTTCCACGCCTTCATGGACGTTGCGCGCCGCGTCGGCCCGGCGCTGATGGACCGCAAGCCCGTGGGCGCCGCCGACCGCCTGCTCTACGCGCTGGGCGACTTCTTCGTCTACGGCCCGCTGCGCAACAACCTGGGTTTCTCGCGCGTGCGCGTCGGCTACACGGCCGGCGAGGCGATCGGGCCGGACCTCTTCACCTTCTACCGCTCCATCGGCATCAACCTCAAGCAGTTGTACGGCTCGACCGAGACGGCGGTGTTCGTCTGCCTGCAGCCGGACGACCAGGCCAGGTCCGACACCGTCGGCATCCCGATCGACGGCGTGGAGATCAAGGTCGCGGACAACGGGGAGATCCTCGTGCGCTCGGGCGGCCTGCTCAAGGAGTACTACAAGAACCCGGCCGCGACGGCCGAGGTGCTGACGGCCGACGGCTGGTACCACACGAGCGACGCGGGCTTCCTCGACGCGCAGGGGCACCTGAAGATCATCGACCGCGTGAAGGACGTCGGGCGCATCCGCGGCGGCGCGAACGACGGCGCGATGTTCGCGCCCAAGTACGTGGAGAACAAGCTGAAGTTCTTCCCCTACATCAAGGAAGCCGTGGCCTACGGCGACGGGCGCGAGCGCGTGTGCGCGATGATCAACATCGACTTCGATGCGGTGGGCAACTGGGCCGAGCGGCGCAACCTGCCGTATGCGGGCTACACCGACCTCGCGCAAAAGCCCGAGGTCTACGAGCTCATCAAGGACTGCGTCGAGAAGGTCAACGCCGACCTCGCCGCCGACGAGCGGCTCGCGGGCTCGCAGGTGAGCCGCTTCCTCATCCTGCACAAGGAGCTGGACGCCGACGACGGCGAGCTCACGCGCACGAACAAGGTCCGCCGCGGCTACATCGCCGACAAGTACCAGGTGCTGGTCGATGCGCTATACGGCGGCAAGTCCGAGCAGTACATCGAGACGCAGGTGAAGTTCGAGGACGGCCGCACCGGCAGCGTCAACGCCACGCTGCGCATCGTGGACACGAAGATCTTCTCACCCGTGAAGGCGGCCGCATGA
- a CDS encoding Crp/Fnr family transcriptional regulator, which translates to MSTDLTLHQRRRDPTPAELAGIPWLRLLKGTEYERAVGHIKVADAMPGDYLCRIGRPVTYWFGVVEGLLKMSSDNAQGQTVTFSGLPPGGWFGEGTALKREAYRYNIQALRRSVVAGLPVDTFHWLLDNSIGFNRFVMNQLNERLAQFIAAREIDRMNNPDLRVARSLAALFNPVLFPGVGDVLRITQQELAYLVGLSRQRVNEALTALEAAQTIRVEYGGLRVLDLDALRSNDFARAVHAA; encoded by the coding sequence ATGTCGACCGACCTCACCCTTCACCAGCGCAGGCGTGACCCGACACCCGCCGAACTGGCGGGCATTCCCTGGCTGCGCCTCCTGAAGGGCACGGAGTACGAGCGCGCCGTGGGGCACATCAAGGTGGCCGACGCCATGCCGGGCGACTACCTCTGCCGCATCGGCCGGCCGGTGACCTACTGGTTCGGCGTGGTGGAGGGCCTGCTCAAGATGAGCAGCGACAACGCGCAGGGCCAGACCGTCACCTTCAGCGGCCTGCCGCCGGGCGGATGGTTCGGTGAGGGCACCGCGCTCAAGCGCGAGGCCTACCGCTACAACATCCAGGCGCTGCGGCGCAGCGTCGTCGCCGGCCTGCCGGTCGACACCTTCCACTGGTTGCTGGACAACTCGATCGGCTTCAACCGCTTCGTGATGAACCAGCTCAACGAGCGGCTCGCGCAGTTCATCGCGGCACGCGAGATCGACCGCATGAACAACCCGGACCTGCGCGTGGCGCGCAGCCTCGCGGCGCTTTTCAACCCGGTGCTCTTCCCCGGCGTGGGCGACGTGCTGCGCATCACGCAGCAGGAACTCGCATACCTCGTGGGCCTCTCGCGCCAGCGGGTGAACGAGGCACTGACGGCGCTGGAGGCCGCGCAGACGATCCGCGTCGAATATGGCGGCCTGCGCGTGCTCGATCTCGATGCTTTGCGGTCGAACGACTTTGCTCGAGCAGTGCATGCGGCATGA
- a CDS encoding pseudouridine synthase has translation MPEPSTTRLNKRMAELGMCSRREADDWIARGWVRVDGQVAPMGLQVAADARIDVDPKARGQQQEQVTILLNKPIGYVSGQAEDGYQPAVVLVEERNHWRGDASKTRFAPQQLRGLAPAGRLDIDSIGLLVLTQDGRIARQLIGEDSGMEKEYLVRVTYGDVAADVQSAFPRAQLMRLRHGLSLDNQPLKPAQVDWQNPEQLRFVLTEGKKRQIRRMCEQVGLKVVGLKRIRIGRVLLGNLPVGQWRYLAPQERF, from the coding sequence GTGCCTGAACCATCCACCACACGGCTGAACAAGCGCATGGCCGAACTGGGGATGTGCTCCCGGCGCGAGGCCGACGACTGGATCGCGCGCGGCTGGGTGCGCGTGGACGGCCAGGTCGCGCCGATGGGGCTGCAGGTCGCGGCCGACGCCCGCATCGACGTCGACCCGAAGGCGCGCGGCCAGCAGCAGGAGCAGGTCACCATCCTGCTGAACAAGCCCATCGGCTACGTGAGCGGCCAGGCGGAGGACGGCTACCAGCCCGCCGTGGTGCTCGTGGAAGAGCGCAACCACTGGCGCGGCGATGCGTCGAAGACGAGGTTCGCCCCGCAACAGCTGCGCGGGCTCGCGCCGGCAGGCCGGCTGGACATCGATTCGATCGGGTTGCTCGTGCTCACGCAGGACGGGCGAATCGCGCGCCAGCTGATCGGCGAAGACAGCGGCATGGAAAAGGAATACCTGGTGCGCGTGACCTACGGCGACGTCGCCGCCGACGTGCAGTCGGCATTCCCGCGCGCGCAGCTCATGCGGCTTCGCCACGGCCTCTCGCTCGACAACCAGCCGCTCAAACCCGCGCAGGTGGATTGGCAGAACCCCGAGCAGCTTCGCTTCGTGCTGACGGAAGGCAAGAAGCGGCAGATCCGCCGCATGTGCGAGCAGGTCGGCCTGAAGGTGGTGGGCCTGAAGCGCATCCGCATCGGCCGCGTGCTGCTCGGCAACCTGCCGGTCGGACAATGGCGATACCTCGCTCCGCAAGAGCGTTTCTAG
- a CDS encoding ABC transporter substrate-binding protein, with protein sequence MNKTLVAMALSALAFCGGVHAQGAGVVNAICSTDQSWCELAAQDFTRATGVRVLQTRKATGEALAQLRAEQANPKTDIWWGGTGDPYYQAAELGLLDAYRPDYLGDLHGWAVRQYAMSQNYVGGFYTSAIGFGWNEEVLKTKKLPAPKCWKDLLDPRYKGEIETSHPGSSGTGYTILAGLVQMMGEDQAFDYLKKLHKNITQYTRSGTAQARSVAKGEVAIGVSFIFGFDNERLTNKFPVYAAAPCEGTSYEIGGIALVKGARNHEGAKRYYDWLMSKTGQEVGARANSLQFPANKTVKLDPRIPPLDNVRLIKYDFEKYGKASERRRLVEKWVKEVESLPR encoded by the coding sequence ATGAACAAGACACTCGTGGCGATGGCCCTGTCGGCATTGGCCTTTTGCGGTGGCGTGCACGCGCAGGGCGCGGGGGTGGTGAACGCGATCTGCAGCACCGACCAGTCCTGGTGCGAACTCGCCGCGCAGGACTTCACGCGCGCGACCGGCGTGAGGGTGCTGCAGACGCGCAAGGCAACGGGCGAGGCACTGGCGCAATTGCGCGCGGAGCAGGCCAACCCGAAGACCGACATCTGGTGGGGCGGCACGGGCGATCCGTACTACCAGGCCGCCGAGCTGGGCCTGCTCGATGCCTATCGCCCCGATTACCTCGGCGACCTGCACGGCTGGGCGGTGCGGCAGTACGCGATGAGCCAGAACTACGTCGGCGGCTTCTACACGAGCGCGATCGGCTTCGGCTGGAACGAAGAGGTGCTCAAGACAAAGAAGCTGCCCGCGCCGAAGTGCTGGAAGGACCTGCTCGATCCGCGCTACAAGGGCGAGATCGAGACCTCGCATCCCGGCTCCAGCGGCACGGGCTACACCATCCTCGCCGGCCTCGTGCAGATGATGGGCGAAGACCAGGCGTTCGACTACCTCAAGAAGCTTCACAAGAACATCACGCAGTACACGCGCAGCGGCACCGCGCAGGCGCGCAGCGTGGCCAAGGGCGAGGTCGCGATCGGGGTGAGCTTCATCTTCGGCTTCGACAACGAGCGCCTGACGAACAAGTTTCCTGTCTACGCGGCCGCCCCCTGCGAAGGCACGAGCTACGAGATCGGCGGCATTGCCCTGGTAAAGGGCGCGCGCAACCATGAGGGTGCGAAGCGCTATTACGACTGGCTGATGAGCAAGACCGGCCAGGAAGTCGGTGCGCGTGCGAACAGCCTGCAGTTCCCGGCGAACAAGACGGTGAAACTCGATCCGCGGATCCCGCCGCTGGACAACGTGCGGCTGATCAAGTACGACTTCGAAAAATACGGGAAGGCGTCGGAGCGGCGGCGCCTGGTTGAAAAGTGGGTGAAAGAGGTGGAATCGCTGCCTCGGTAG